A single region of the Lactobacillus isalae genome encodes:
- a CDS encoding HIRAN domain-containing protein: MSIYRNDDILITDLMDRIDKLENQVTDLKKVYYKQSGESHSTFLYGCEVRGSDYLHLEDKVIPRLKENDPVLLIRETDNKYDKNAISVATPYGLKLGYIPREHNLIFSRLIDSGNLLFGRVKNFHWDGKNLELVIKVYLAN; this comes from the coding sequence ATGAGCATTTATAGAAATGATGATATTTTAATCACAGACTTAATGGACAGAATTGATAAGTTAGAAAATCAAGTTACTGATTTGAAAAAAGTCTATTATAAACAATCAGGGGAAAGTCACAGCACATTTTTATACGGTTGTGAAGTGCGTGGATCTGACTATTTACATCTTGAAGATAAGGTGATTCCGCGTTTAAAAGAGAATGATCCAGTTTTATTAATACGTGAGACTGATAACAAATACGATAAAAATGCTATTTCTGTAGCTACTCCGTATGGATTAAAATTAGGTTATATTCCACGTGAACATAATTTGATTTTTAGTCGTTTGATTGACTCTGGGAATCTTTTATTTGGTCGAGTAAAAAACTTCCATTGGGATGGTAAAAACTTGGAGTTAGTAATTAAAGTTTACTTGGCAAATTAG
- a CDS encoding BglG family transcription antiterminator, with translation MSKRDNLLKYLQKNPSWHTSQELAIEIGVSSRTIKNYISFWKAEKYPIESSIKGYKLKYKKVSENEKTVVSTQSSSKERINWIINYFITKDSVINFYDLASKLYVSETTILQDLNKVKNKVASFGMKLDRHGDNFELIGEERRKRSLLSALIYEETSGTFMNQEVIQKNFKDIDVSLLRKTILESFNHRNIYLNTFDLNNILLHFVIVFARLKHGHVISKSNLEKYYNINDKNALACEIVESVENALSIKFESPDFQELELIVEASVIDKDSNLHNKINPETADVVADLISYVWSNYHINLDNDNFKDRFALHLDRLIARARQEKIQHNPIATNIKNSSPTIYECAVIIADRISQKLNITIDDNEIGYIAMHIGNAMAEQISDKQKLAAVILIPQYYDNAAVLTRKIQKHFAQYINIKDEIHDPIQLHARKLKIDLIIAVDTNYVDEKISTVNISQFFLKNDIQKLTIAITTKQHQLRKDIFQENLFKFFNSEDFEKSDAITNIDDCFNLVGSRFSKERVVDKNFKQALYNREDMSSTAFGRVAIPHSLTMSANKSRGFIIINPRGIKWSNNNEVYLVIALAIDPDNKKLFRDVFDELSNIVTDINNVSQLVHCNSYSEFIIKLVDLL, from the coding sequence ATGAGTAAGAGAGATAACTTATTAAAATACTTACAGAAAAATCCAAGTTGGCATACATCTCAAGAATTAGCCATCGAAATTGGTGTTTCCAGTCGAACAATTAAAAACTACATTAGTTTTTGGAAAGCAGAAAAGTATCCAATAGAATCTAGTATTAAAGGTTATAAGTTAAAATATAAAAAAGTTTCTGAAAATGAAAAGACTGTAGTTTCTACGCAGAGTAGTTCTAAGGAGAGAATTAACTGGATTATTAATTATTTCATTACAAAAGATTCAGTAATTAATTTTTATGATCTTGCAAGCAAATTATATGTGAGTGAAACTACAATATTACAAGATTTAAATAAAGTAAAAAATAAGGTAGCTTCTTTTGGAATGAAGCTAGATAGACATGGTGATAACTTTGAGTTGATTGGTGAAGAGCGAAGAAAGAGAAGCTTGTTGAGTGCATTAATATATGAAGAAACTTCTGGAACTTTTATGAATCAAGAAGTTATCCAAAAGAATTTTAAGGATATTGATGTTAGCTTGCTTCGAAAAACAATCTTAGAGTCATTTAATCACCGAAATATTTATCTTAATACCTTTGATTTGAATAATATTCTTTTACATTTTGTAATTGTGTTTGCAAGATTAAAACACGGTCATGTAATATCAAAATCTAATCTTGAAAAATATTATAATATTAACGATAAAAATGCACTCGCGTGTGAAATTGTAGAATCAGTTGAAAATGCACTTTCAATAAAGTTTGAATCACCGGATTTTCAAGAATTAGAATTAATCGTTGAGGCATCTGTTATTGATAAGGATAGTAATCTACATAATAAGATTAATCCAGAAACAGCAGACGTGGTGGCAGATTTAATTAGCTATGTTTGGAGCAATTATCATATTAATTTAGATAATGATAATTTTAAGGATCGATTTGCTCTTCATTTAGATCGTTTAATTGCAAGAGCTCGTCAAGAAAAAATTCAGCATAATCCCATTGCAACTAATATCAAAAATTCGTCGCCTACTATTTATGAATGTGCAGTAATTATAGCGGACAGAATTTCTCAAAAGCTGAATATAACTATTGATGATAATGAAATTGGATATATTGCGATGCATATCGGAAATGCAATGGCAGAACAAATTTCTGATAAACAAAAGTTAGCTGCGGTTATACTAATCCCCCAGTATTATGACAATGCAGCTGTGTTAACAAGAAAGATTCAAAAGCATTTTGCTCAATATATTAATATTAAAGATGAAATTCATGATCCTATTCAATTGCATGCAAGGAAACTAAAAATAGATCTCATTATCGCAGTTGATACAAATTATGTTGACGAAAAAATAAGTACGGTTAATATTTCACAGTTTTTCTTAAAAAATGATATCCAGAAATTAACGATTGCAATTACTACTAAGCAACATCAGCTTAGAAAGGATATCTTTCAAGAGAATTTATTTAAGTTTTTTAATAGTGAAGATTTTGAAAAAAGTGATGCAATTACTAATATAGATGATTGCTTTAATTTAGTTGGTTCTAGATTTTCTAAAGAACGAGTCGTTGATAAGAATTTTAAGCAGGCGCTGTATAATCGTGAAGATATGTCGAGTACAGCGTTTGGTAGAGTTGCAATTCCGCATTCGTTAACAATGTCCGCCAACAAGAGCCGTGGTTTTATTATTATTAATCCGCGTGGTATTAAGTGGAGTAATAACAATGAGGTATATTTAGTTATTGCCCTCGCGATTGATCCTGATAATAAGAAGTTGTTTAGGGATGTATTTGATGAATTATCAAACATTGTGACAGATATTAATAATGTGAGCCAATTAGTTCATTGCAATAGCTACAGTGAGTTTATTATTAAATTAGTCGATTTATTGTGA
- a CDS encoding glycoside hydrolase family 1 protein — MRKNKYPYFPKNFLWGGAQAASQADGAYQEDGKGLNSSDVQPYLKDLSNAEIQKIETEGMTVKQVEKNSKDTTDYYPKRFGIDFYHNYKEDLKLLADAGFKTFRTSLDWSRIFPNGDDKNPNETALKHYDEMIDYMIKLGIEPIITMNHYETPINITLKYGGWPNKAVIPMFEKFGKVLLDHFGDRVKYWIVVNQINMVQIEPWLSVGVASDQYENMQEALYQAMHNQFVAAAAIQKYAKSLHNPNLHIGTMVADGTVYPASSKPDDIVLAMQQNRMQYFVTDVQFRGEYPKFALNYFADNNIHLETTEEELNLIKDNPMDFLAISYYYSKMVDSTKNKMQPADTSDNPNLKQSDWGWSVDPQGLYNSLSQYYDRYQKPIIIAENGLGAYDELEDNHEVYDQYRSDYLRAHIEQVGRAIHDGADVIAYCAWGPIDIVSCSSQQMSKRYGFIYVDLDDEGKGSGKRYLKDSYKWYKNVISSNGAEI; from the coding sequence ATGCGGAAAAACAAGTATCCATATTTTCCTAAAAATTTTCTTTGGGGAGGAGCACAAGCAGCCAGTCAAGCTGATGGCGCCTATCAAGAAGATGGAAAAGGTTTAAATTCATCAGACGTCCAACCTTATTTGAAAGATTTATCAAATGCTGAAATTCAAAAAATTGAGACCGAAGGAATGACGGTTAAACAAGTAGAAAAGAATTCCAAGGATACAACTGATTACTATCCAAAAAGATTTGGCATTGATTTTTATCATAATTACAAGGAAGATCTGAAACTTCTTGCGGATGCAGGTTTTAAAACTTTTAGAACATCCTTAGATTGGTCGAGAATTTTTCCAAATGGAGATGATAAAAATCCAAATGAAACTGCTTTAAAGCATTACGATGAAATGATTGATTACATGATAAAGCTAGGTATTGAACCAATTATTACCATGAATCACTATGAAACGCCTATCAATATTACTTTGAAATATGGTGGTTGGCCAAATAAAGCAGTTATTCCAATGTTTGAAAAATTTGGTAAAGTTTTACTCGATCATTTTGGCGATAGGGTAAAGTACTGGATTGTAGTTAATCAAATCAATATGGTCCAGATTGAACCATGGCTTTCTGTCGGAGTAGCTAGCGATCAGTACGAGAATATGCAAGAAGCATTGTACCAGGCTATGCATAATCAATTTGTTGCGGCTGCAGCTATTCAAAAATATGCAAAATCATTACATAATCCTAATCTTCATATTGGAACGATGGTAGCTGATGGAACAGTATATCCAGCAAGTAGCAAGCCAGACGATATAGTTTTGGCTATGCAACAAAATCGTATGCAATATTTTGTTACAGACGTGCAATTTAGAGGAGAGTATCCTAAGTTTGCATTAAATTATTTTGCTGATAACAATATTCATCTTGAAACTACTGAAGAAGAGTTAAATCTAATCAAAGATAATCCGATGGATTTTTTAGCTATTTCTTATTACTATTCTAAGATGGTTGATTCTACGAAGAATAAAATGCAACCAGCAGACACCAGTGACAATCCTAACCTAAAGCAAAGCGATTGGGGATGGTCGGTAGACCCACAAGGATTGTATAATTCACTTTCTCAATATTATGATCGCTATCAAAAACCAATTATTATTGCTGAAAATGGACTTGGGGCATATGACGAATTAGAAGATAATCATGAAGTTTATGATCAGTATCGTTCCGATTATTTAAGAGCGCATATTGAACAAGTAGGGCGCGCCATTCATGATGGAGCGGATGTGATTGCTTATTGTGCTTGGGGCCCAATTGATATTGTCTCTTGTTCTTCACAACAAATGTCTAAGAGATATGGATTTATTTATGTTGACTTAGATGATGAAGGAAAAGGTAGCGGTAAACGTTATTTGAAGGATAGTTATAAGTGGTATAAAAATGTGATTTCTTCTAATGGCGCTGAAATCTAG
- a CDS encoding PTS lactose/cellobiose transporter subunit IIA, with protein sequence MNENDKSVKDTMEIIINAGDARELISEALDNVADFDYQSAEENMEKAKEKLVIAHRLQTAKIQQEAEGKKVEYSVLFTHAQDTLMTINSEYKLTVHLIKVFKKRDEKEKHND encoded by the coding sequence ATGAATGAAAATGACAAATCTGTTAAAGACACAATGGAAATAATTATTAATGCTGGAGATGCTAGAGAATTAATCTCTGAAGCATTAGATAATGTTGCCGATTTTGATTACCAGTCTGCAGAAGAAAATATGGAGAAAGCAAAGGAAAAACTAGTAATAGCTCACCGTTTGCAAACAGCAAAAATTCAACAAGAGGCAGAAGGTAAGAAGGTTGAGTATTCTGTTCTGTTCACACATGCGCAAGACACTTTAATGACTATTAATAGCGAGTATAAGCTAACAGTTCATTTAATTAAAGTATTTAAAAAGCGTGATGAAAAGGAGAAACATAATGATTAA
- a CDS encoding PTS sugar transporter subunit IIC codes for MNGFMNFLNTKFAPRAQKIANNGWIVTIKNSILEVLPFIFVGSFITLLNIPLNFWKWWPNLAPISSFTFGLVSIFIAFLFPFNFMEHMKLNKQRIIAGLSSVALFLMLANPTWDKSGSIISYQFSELGAGGMFVALVVGIYTALIMEAFGKFSFFSDDTSMPDFVIAWFDSMLPITVVIATGWLLSDILHFNFYQLIVNIFSPLATSLDTWWGFTLFLFFQCFIYSMGISGWVLAAIDQPVMLAGIAANAREVAAGHVATHIFTSELVYSFPWIGGVGCTLPLVLLMLFATKSKRMKALGKACILPSIFNINEPVVFGTVVWNPYLMIPLWINGIVLPLITSLWFKAGLSPIPHSLMQMWYIPFPFVTWIVSPAISSIILLLILFVVGGLIWYPFLKVYDNSLIKEEKA; via the coding sequence ATGAACGGTTTTATGAATTTTCTAAATACTAAATTTGCACCCAGAGCGCAGAAGATAGCTAACAACGGTTGGATTGTAACCATAAAAAATTCTATTTTGGAAGTACTTCCATTTATTTTTGTTGGTTCTTTTATTACTTTATTAAATATTCCGCTTAATTTTTGGAAATGGTGGCCAAATTTAGCACCAATTAGTAGTTTTACATTTGGCTTAGTTTCAATTTTTATTGCTTTTCTATTTCCGTTTAATTTTATGGAACATATGAAATTAAACAAGCAAAGAATCATTGCAGGCCTTTCATCAGTTGCTTTGTTTTTGATGCTTGCTAATCCAACTTGGGATAAGAGTGGATCAATTATTTCTTACCAATTTTCCGAACTCGGTGCTGGTGGTATGTTTGTTGCCTTGGTTGTAGGGATCTATACTGCTCTAATTATGGAAGCATTCGGTAAATTCTCATTCTTTAGCGATGATACATCAATGCCAGATTTTGTTATTGCATGGTTTGATTCGATGTTACCAATCACAGTAGTAATCGCAACAGGTTGGTTATTATCAGATATCTTGCACTTTAACTTTTATCAACTAATTGTAAATATTTTTTCACCGTTAGCTACATCGTTAGATACTTGGTGGGGATTTACCTTATTCCTGTTTTTCCAATGTTTTATTTATTCAATGGGAATTTCAGGTTGGGTTTTAGCAGCTATTGATCAACCTGTGATGCTTGCTGGAATTGCAGCTAATGCACGAGAAGTTGCTGCTGGTCATGTCGCTACTCATATTTTTACTAGCGAATTGGTTTATAGTTTTCCATGGATTGGCGGGGTTGGTTGTACTTTACCATTAGTTTTATTAATGCTATTTGCAACTAAATCTAAGAGAATGAAGGCACTAGGTAAAGCATGTATTTTACCTTCAATCTTTAACATTAATGAACCAGTTGTATTTGGTACCGTAGTTTGGAACCCATATTTAATGATTCCGCTTTGGATTAACGGAATCGTTTTACCATTAATTACTTCATTATGGTTTAAAGCTGGTTTGTCTCCAATTCCTCACTCTTTAATGCAAATGTGGTATATTCCATTTCCGTTTGTGACTTGGATTGTTAGTCCAGCTATTAGTTCAATAATTTTATTATTAATCTTATTTGTTGTAGGTGGCTTAATTTGGTATCCATTCTTGAAGGTTTATGACAATAGTTTAATTAAAGAAGAAAAAGCATAA
- a CDS encoding PTS sugar transporter subunit IIB yields the protein MTKYVLLVCGSGASSGFMAANMRKAAKKAGLDYKIQARSEAELGDYADQIDALMVGPHLKAEFDTIKAQVPDKVKVILMKPDYYSILDGKAAVEDLQSQLS from the coding sequence ATGACTAAGTATGTTTTATTAGTATGTGGTTCAGGTGCATCATCAGGCTTTATGGCTGCTAACATGAGAAAAGCAGCAAAGAAGGCTGGTTTAGATTACAAGATTCAGGCTCGGAGTGAAGCAGAATTAGGTGACTATGCAGATCAGATTGACGCTTTAATGGTAGGACCTCACTTAAAGGCAGAGTTTGATACAATTAAAGCGCAAGTACCTGACAAAGTAAAAGTAATTTTAATGAAGCCAGATTATTATTCAATATTAGATGGCAAAGCAGCAGTTGAAGACTTACAAAGTCAGCTAAGTTAA
- the csn2 gene encoding type II-A CRISPR-associated protein Csn2, whose amino-acid sequence MILSYLSHKKMVMKSSGIKVIATSSPIVYQDLIRSFQGKKDMLLSSDDDYNQLDIIKDFDFIADPVLNRNVFDKYMPVIIKEYIEELNETNRNEILKTYHELEGIIQDSLLLEDLPLELEFNEDLKKFLKLENLHLDTKFLEEPYAIIESILKIHQNYNLHSIPVACNVAHYLNLAQLGMLNDLLKEMKLKLILIEFTSADFLVFPKDVDYFYIDQDLVDWY is encoded by the coding sequence ATGATTTTATCTTATTTATCTCATAAAAAGATGGTTATGAAAAGTAGTGGAATAAAGGTAATAGCAACTTCTAGTCCGATAGTTTATCAAGATTTAATTCGGAGTTTTCAAGGTAAGAAAGATATGCTTCTAAGTTCGGATGATGATTATAATCAATTAGATATAATTAAAGATTTTGATTTTATCGCTGATCCAGTATTAAATCGAAATGTTTTTGACAAATATATGCCCGTTATTATAAAAGAATATATTGAAGAACTCAATGAAACGAATCGTAATGAAATATTAAAAACATATCATGAATTAGAAGGGATAATACAAGATTCATTGTTGCTTGAAGATTTACCTCTAGAACTTGAATTTAACGAAGACTTGAAGAAGTTTTTGAAGTTAGAAAATCTGCATTTAGATACTAAGTTTTTAGAGGAACCATATGCTATAATTGAATCGATCTTAAAAATACATCAAAACTATAATTTGCATTCTATACCTGTTGCTTGTAATGTAGCTCATTATTTAAATTTAGCTCAGTTAGGAATGTTAAATGATCTATTAAAAGAAATGAAGTTGAAATTAATTTTAATAGAATTCACATCTGCGGATTTTCTGGTTTTTCCAAAAGATGTTGATTATTTCTACATTGATCAAGACCTTGTTGATTGGTACTAA
- the cas2 gene encoding CRISPR-associated endonuclease Cas2, giving the protein MRLMIMFDLPVETASERREYRQFRKRLINEGFLMIQYSIYERVCVSRKTAIFLEKRIKSFLPTSGVVQSLMVTEKQYNDMHFLVGNPVDDVRNSSDRTVIL; this is encoded by the coding sequence ATGCGATTAATGATAATGTTTGATTTGCCGGTTGAGACGGCTAGTGAAAGAAGAGAGTATCGTCAGTTCCGTAAAAGGCTAATTAACGAAGGATTCTTAATGATTCAATATTCTATATATGAAAGAGTATGTGTAAGTAGAAAAACAGCAATTTTTCTGGAAAAACGAATTAAAAGTTTTTTGCCAACTAGTGGCGTCGTTCAATCTTTAATGGTTACTGAGAAACAATACAATGATATGCATTTCTTAGTTGGAAATCCCGTTGATGATGTAAGAAATAGTTCAGATCGGACAGTGATTTTATGA
- the cas1 gene encoding type II CRISPR-associated endonuclease Cas1 has translation MGWRSVIITQHTKLTYSMNMMIVQTRDGINQIPISDINLLLVSTSQAVITSALISKLAENQSKIIFVDDKYQPVSETIDYYPNSRSLAKLKNQFNWDEKQKELLWTKIVARKIQNQIKVLQNYNLIWDDVQNELDQMELNDSTNREAAAARKYFISMFGKDFIRRNSGAINAALDYGYAILLSAFNREIAVNGYLSYLGIHHHSQENQFNLGSDLMEPFRPFVDYWVKAHENIDEFTPDIKFGLVELLSLEIKFNGRKTLLSNAITVYVRDCLRFLSGEIDNIKIEMELTDEVPNDAINDNV, from the coding sequence ATGGGATGGCGATCGGTAATAATTACGCAACATACTAAATTAACGTATTCAATGAATATGATGATTGTGCAAACAAGAGATGGGATTAATCAGATACCTATTAGCGATATCAATTTATTATTGGTATCAACCTCTCAAGCAGTAATTACAAGTGCACTAATTAGTAAACTAGCTGAAAATCAATCTAAAATAATTTTCGTTGATGATAAATACCAACCTGTCAGTGAAACAATAGATTATTATCCGAATAGTAGAAGTCTTGCTAAATTAAAAAATCAGTTTAATTGGGATGAAAAGCAAAAAGAGCTTTTGTGGACGAAAATTGTAGCAAGGAAGATTCAAAATCAAATTAAGGTATTGCAAAATTATAATTTGATTTGGGATGATGTTCAAAATGAATTAGATCAAATGGAATTGAATGATTCAACTAATCGAGAAGCAGCTGCAGCTAGAAAATATTTTATTAGTATGTTTGGCAAAGATTTTATAAGAAGAAATTCAGGTGCAATAAATGCTGCCTTAGATTATGGATATGCTATTTTACTTTCAGCTTTTAATCGTGAAATTGCGGTAAATGGTTATTTATCTTATTTAGGTATTCATCATCACTCCCAAGAAAACCAATTTAATTTGGGGTCAGACTTAATGGAGCCTTTTAGACCTTTTGTAGATTATTGGGTTAAAGCGCATGAAAATATTGATGAATTTACGCCTGATATTAAATTTGGATTAGTTGAATTGCTTAGTTTAGAAATAAAATTCAATGGTAGGAAGACTTTACTTTCTAATGCAATTACAGTTTATGTTAGGGATTGCCTAAGATTTTTAAGTGGAGAAATTGATAATATAAAAATAGAAATGGAGTTAACGGATGAGGTACCGAATGATGCGATTAATGATAATGTTTGA